Proteins from a genomic interval of Salvelinus alpinus chromosome 7, SLU_Salpinus.1, whole genome shotgun sequence:
- the ccna2 gene encoding cyclin-A2 codes for MSGSTQGQGSSVDVPLPEYQNQENMLSGLRGTIKNRVDNQENIVPKAPQRTVLGALQNNKRSKPQTLRGTKQVLSCENEIPKSYAEKLGSKQPAFQIHVDEPDGACSKKQVSLKAKPSTGIPPLTLNPTVTLLRQPLSSLDIPATCVSNMNVSFDDSPMDMSVIEGDEKPVNVATEYASEIHTYLREMEVKSRPKAGYMKKQPDITNSMRAILVDWLVEVGEEYKLQNETLYLAVNYIDRFLSSMSVLRGKLQLVGTAAMLLASKFEEIYPPEVAEFVYITDDTYTKKQVLRMEHLVLKVLSFDLASPTINQFLTQYFLTQPVSSKVESLSMFLGELSLVDSDPFLKYFPSQTSAAALVLANHTVTGGSWSKSLAEVTGYSLEDLMPCIEDLYQMYLNTATHAQQSVREKYKGAKYQEVSLIEPPEKLSLN; via the exons ATGTCAGGATCAACCCAAGGACAAGGAAGCTCAGTTGATGTTCCACTGCCAGAATACCAAAACCAAGAAAATATGCTGTCTGGACTGAGGGGTACAATCAAAAATCGTGTGGACAACCAGGAGAACATTGTCCCAAAAGCGCCACAGAGAACTGTCCTGGGAGCCTTGCAAAACAACAAACGCAGCAAACCTCAAACTCTGCGCGGCACAAAACAG GTGCTATCCTGTGAAAATGAAATACCTAAAAGTTATGCAGAGAAGCTGGGCAGCAAGCAGCCAGCTTTCCAGATTCATGTGGATGAGCCTGATGGTGCCTGCTCCAAGAAACAGGTGTCCCTCAAGGCCAAGCCCTCCACAGGGATTCCACCCCTGACACTGAACCCAACAGTTACCCTTCTCAggcagcctctctcctctcttgatATACCAGCAACATGTGTATCTAACATGAATGTTAGTTTTGATG ATTCTCCCATGGATATGTCGGTTATTGAAGGCGACGAGAAGCCAGTGAACGTGGCAACGGAGTATGCTTCAGAAATACACACGTATCTTAGAGAAATGGAG GTTAAGTCCAGACCAAAAGCAGGCTACATGAAAAAGCAGCCAGACATCACCAACAGCATGCGGGCCATTCTCGTTGACTGGCTGGTGGAGGTTGGAGAGGAGTACAAACTCCAGAACGAGACGCTATACCTTGCCGTGAACTACATCGACCGTTTCCTGTCTTCCATGTCAGTCCTGCGGGGGAAGCTGCAGTTGGTCGGGACCGCTGCAATGCTGTTGGCTTC GAAATTTGAAGAGATCTATCCCCCGGAGGTTGCAGAGTTTGTTTACATCACGGATGACACATACACGAAGAAGCAAGTGTTGCGAATGGAGCATCTGGTGTTGAAAGTGCTCTCCTTTGATCTTGCCTCTCCCACCATCAACCAGTTTCTTACACAGTACTTTCTCACCCAGCCAGTCAGCAGCAAGGTGGAGAGCTTGTCAATG TTCCTAGGGGAGCTCAGCCTAGTTGACTCGGACCCATTCCTGAAATACTTCCCTTCTCAGACTTCTGCTGCCGCCTTAGTTTTGGCAAACCACACAGTAACAGGAGGCTCATGG TCAAAGTCTCTGGCAGAGGTGACTGGCTACTCTTTAGAAGACCTGATGCCTTGCATAGAGGATCTGTACCAAATGTATCTCAACACTGCTACGCATGCACAGCAGTCAGTGCGGGAGAAGTACAAGGGTGCAAA GTACCAAGAGGTCTCTCTCATCGAGCCCCCAGAGAAGTTGTCATTGAATTGA
- the LOC139581101 gene encoding uncharacterized protein isoform X2, translating into MNGPKRTWQQVKIKYKNILQNAVKKNTHRQGTGGGSPKADLTPAEDMALELNKGRPVLEGIPGGKETSIGSSQDATRFIQVSGSTVFLLEPPAQAPDDADPGEGPSAAATAHDGDDDEEETISLDSRRHEDPDVIQWENQPGNISSQAIRKLYGNHLRRQIELADIDIQYKKRKMENLALESEIKKRTIRKLDLEIKKLERELQEDDTAQNKN; encoded by the exons atgaacgggccaaaacggacatggcagcaggtcaaaatcaaatacaagaacattctgcagaatg cagtgaaaaagaatacccacagacaaggcacgggtggtgggtcaccaaaggctgaccttaccccagcagaggacatggccttggagctaaataaaggcaggcccgtcttagaggggatccctggggggaaagagacgagcataggttcctcccaagatgccacccgcttcattcaag tgtctggcagcactgtgttcctgttagagccaccagcacaagcaccagacgatgctgatcca ggtgaaggccccagtgcagcagcaacagcacatgatggagacgatgatgaggaggagaccatctctctggattccagaaggcatgag gacccagatgttatacagtgggaaaaccagcctggcaacata agctcacaagctatcagaaagttgtatggcaaccacctccggcgccaaatagaactggcagacatagacattcagtacaagaagagaaagatggaaaatcttgcactggagtccgaaataaaaaagaggacaattaggaagctggaccttgaaataaaaaaacttgagagggag ctccaagaagatgacacagctcaaaataaaaattag
- the LOC139581101 gene encoding uncharacterized protein isoform X1, whose protein sequence is MNGPKRTWQQVKIKYKNILQNAVKKNTHRQGTGGGSPKADLTPAEDMALELNKGRPVLEGIPGGKETSIGSSQDATRFIQVSGSTVFLLEPPAQAPDDADPGEGPSAAATAHDGDDDEEETISLDSRRHEDPDVIQWENQPGNISSQAIRKLYGNHLRRQIELADIDIQYKKRKMENLALESEIKKRTIRKLDLEIKKLEREVRYAFNVHCMLTVTQMY, encoded by the exons atgaacgggccaaaacggacatggcagcaggtcaaaatcaaatacaagaacattctgcagaatg cagtgaaaaagaatacccacagacaaggcacgggtggtgggtcaccaaaggctgaccttaccccagcagaggacatggccttggagctaaataaaggcaggcccgtcttagaggggatccctggggggaaagagacgagcataggttcctcccaagatgccacccgcttcattcaag tgtctggcagcactgtgttcctgttagagccaccagcacaagcaccagacgatgctgatcca ggtgaaggccccagtgcagcagcaacagcacatgatggagacgatgatgaggaggagaccatctctctggattccagaaggcatgag gacccagatgttatacagtgggaaaaccagcctggcaacata agctcacaagctatcagaaagttgtatggcaaccacctccggcgccaaatagaactggcagacatagacattcagtacaagaagagaaagatggaaaatcttgcactggagtccgaaataaaaaagaggacaattaggaagctggaccttgaaataaaaaaacttgagagggaggtgagatatgccttcaatgtacactgtatgctaactgtaacacaaatgtattaa